The Vibrio nitrifigilis genome window below encodes:
- a CDS encoding acetaldehyde dehydrogenase (acetylating), which translates to MTRETVINDSVQEAIDLIQQAKQAQLVLKTFSQEKIDAIVKSMADAALRESIRLATMAAEETGFGNAADKVVKNEFASKQLLEHIKDQKTVGILSTDPVTRTMDVAVPMGVLAALVPSTNPTSTTIYKAIVAIKSGNGIVVSPHPTALKSITETAKVVYEAALAAGAPAGIIGCISKPSLEATQELMKNHDTALILATGGEAMVRAAYSSGNPAIGVGPGNSPAYIEKSANVTKAVEKIFLSKTFDNGVICASEQSIVVEKSMEERVRTEVVKNGGYFLTAEESEKLGKFILRENGTMNPQIVGKTAQYVADLAGLTIPENTRILLSEQNTVSKTNPYSREKLTAILAFYVEEDNQAAINRCAELLENEGAGHTASIHSNNQSVIQAFSLRMPVSRCLVNTPSALGGIGATTDLTPALTLGCGAVGGSSVSDNVGPEHLFNVKKVVYHFNEELEEVA; encoded by the coding sequence ATGACACGTGAAACAGTGATTAACGATTCTGTACAAGAAGCGATTGACCTAATTCAACAAGCTAAACAAGCACAACTTGTGCTAAAAACTTTCTCTCAAGAAAAAATCGATGCCATTGTAAAAAGCATGGCTGATGCGGCACTACGTGAAAGCATCCGTTTAGCCACTATGGCTGCAGAAGAAACTGGCTTCGGTAATGCTGCAGACAAAGTCGTTAAAAATGAATTTGCAAGTAAACAGCTTCTTGAGCACATAAAAGATCAAAAAACAGTCGGTATTTTAAGTACTGATCCTGTAACACGCACTATGGATGTCGCGGTTCCAATGGGGGTTTTAGCAGCGTTAGTACCTTCAACAAACCCAACATCTACTACTATCTATAAAGCGATTGTAGCGATTAAATCAGGTAATGGTATCGTTGTTTCTCCACACCCAACGGCACTAAAATCTATCACTGAAACTGCAAAAGTTGTTTACGAAGCAGCACTAGCAGCAGGCGCTCCAGCAGGCATCATTGGTTGCATTAGCAAACCCTCTCTTGAAGCAACTCAAGAGCTAATGAAAAACCACGATACTGCTCTTATCCTTGCAACTGGTGGCGAAGCAATGGTTCGCGCAGCATACAGTTCAGGTAACCCTGCAATCGGTGTTGGTCCAGGTAACTCACCGGCTTACATTGAAAAATCAGCCAACGTAACTAAAGCAGTAGAAAAAATCTTCCTAAGTAAAACATTCGACAACGGTGTTATCTGTGCCTCAGAACAATCTATCGTTGTAGAAAAATCAATGGAAGAGCGCGTACGCACTGAAGTTGTGAAAAATGGTGGTTACTTCCTAACTGCAGAAGAATCAGAAAAATTAGGCAAATTCATTCTTCGTGAAAATGGAACAATGAACCCACAAATCGTTGGTAAAACAGCGCAATACGTGGCAGATCTTGCTGGCCTAACTATTCCAGAAAACACTCGTATTTTGCTATCTGAGCAAAACACAGTCAGCAAGACTAACCCATATTCTCGTGAAAAACTGACTGCTATCCTTGCGTTCTACGTAGAAGAAGACAACCAAGCAGCTATCAACCGTTGTGCAGAACTTCTAGAAAATGAAGGCGCTGGCCATACTGCTTCTATTCACTCAAACAATCAGAGCGTTATTCAAGCGTTTTCACTACGCATGCCTGTTTCTCGTTGTCTTGTAAATACGCCAAGCGCTCTAGGCGGCATCGGCGCGACTACAGACCTAACTCCAGCATTGACTCTAGGCTGTGGCGCTGTTGGCGGTAGCTCAGTATCTGACAACGTGGGCCCTGAACACCTATTTAACGTTAAGAAAGTGGTATACCACTTCAATGAAGAACTAGAAGAAGTTGCTTAA
- the arcB gene encoding aerobic respiration two-component sensor histidine kinase ArcB: MKNLAQYYVDLLVKLGILRFSILLALALVALAVVVQVGITLALKGHVDDIDIVRSVFFGLLITPWAVYFLSVVVDQLEESRQRLSKLVSKLKDMRARDQVLNQKLQQNIVKLNQEIEERIKAEEAREMAMIDLEAEVRQREKTQLELAERTALLRSFIDASPDLIYYRNANGVFSGCNRAMEELTGRSEHELVGLTPWDVYRKEIAQSIVETDQEVFTNDSPLTYEQWLEYPDGRKSYFELRKVPFYSKEGDHLGLVGFGRDITERKRHEESLEKASRDKTTFISTISHELRTPLNGIVGLSRMLLDTTLTQEQRKQMQTINVSAVTLGNIFNDIIDMDKFDRRKLELLPAPLDFEEFVVELESLSALMAEQKGLRFDLERLTDLPKIIEVDATRLRQVLWNVISNAMKFTKEGGVVMTVSSETIDDGSKAEITMDIEDTGIGIPESEIDKIFAMYYQVKSGKDNLHAVGTGIGLSVSRQLINLMDGDIMVSSEEGYGSTFTITIHVPLVEDAAINEPQYHNQRALNIFMVEDIELNVTVARSLLESLGHTVTVAMTGTEALEKFVPELYDLVFLDIQLPDMTGFDIAQLLRKQYSDLPPLVALTANVLKNKNEYREKGMDDAISKPLSVSAVQEVIAKMTGSDEQVNEPAIEQAPSQSNMTDEVYLRLLDVDMLESYVSIVGAQPVVDSIELFEQMMPSYIEVLDSNMVAKDQAGIASEAHKIKGAAGSIGLKRIQGIAQKAQTPDAPAWWENITDWVDEIKNEYQSDIQVLKQWLAQRK; this comes from the coding sequence ATGAAGAACCTTGCCCAGTACTATGTTGATTTGCTGGTAAAGCTGGGCATATTGCGTTTCTCTATATTATTAGCACTAGCACTGGTTGCTTTAGCTGTGGTGGTGCAGGTTGGTATAACTCTCGCCTTAAAAGGTCATGTGGACGATATCGATATCGTGCGCTCGGTCTTCTTTGGTTTACTTATTACTCCGTGGGCGGTGTACTTTCTTTCTGTCGTGGTTGATCAGCTAGAAGAGTCACGCCAACGTTTATCTAAATTGGTTTCAAAGCTCAAAGATATGCGAGCCCGCGACCAAGTGCTTAATCAAAAGCTTCAGCAAAATATCGTTAAACTGAACCAAGAAATCGAAGAGCGGATTAAAGCGGAAGAAGCTCGCGAAATGGCGATGATCGATTTAGAAGCGGAAGTTCGTCAGCGGGAAAAAACGCAACTTGAATTGGCAGAAAGAACGGCGTTACTTCGTTCTTTCATCGATGCATCTCCAGACCTTATCTATTATCGTAATGCTAATGGCGTCTTTTCTGGTTGTAACCGTGCGATGGAAGAACTCACTGGGCGCAGCGAACATGAATTAGTGGGCTTAACGCCTTGGGATGTGTACCGCAAAGAGATTGCCCAATCAATTGTAGAAACAGACCAAGAAGTTTTTACTAACGATAGCCCTCTTACGTATGAACAGTGGTTAGAGTATCCAGATGGTCGTAAGAGCTATTTTGAATTACGCAAAGTGCCTTTTTACAGCAAAGAAGGCGATCATTTAGGTTTGGTGGGATTTGGGCGTGATATTACTGAACGTAAACGTCATGAAGAATCCTTAGAAAAGGCCAGCCGAGATAAAACCACTTTTATTTCCACTATCAGTCATGAATTACGCACACCACTTAATGGTATCGTTGGTTTGAGCCGTATGCTGCTGGATACGACATTAACTCAAGAACAGCGTAAACAGATGCAAACTATCAATGTCAGTGCTGTCACGCTCGGTAATATCTTTAACGATATTATTGATATGGATAAATTTGACCGCCGTAAATTAGAACTCCTTCCGGCACCACTCGATTTTGAAGAGTTCGTTGTTGAGTTAGAAAGCCTTTCTGCGTTAATGGCGGAACAAAAAGGGTTACGATTTGATCTGGAACGTTTGACTGATTTACCTAAAATTATTGAGGTGGATGCGACTCGTTTACGTCAAGTTTTGTGGAATGTCATTAGTAATGCGATGAAGTTCACTAAAGAAGGCGGTGTCGTTATGACGGTGAGCTCTGAAACGATAGATGATGGTAGTAAAGCCGAAATTACCATGGACATTGAAGATACTGGGATAGGGATTCCGGAATCTGAAATTGATAAGATTTTTGCTATGTATTATCAAGTTAAATCCGGTAAAGATAATTTACATGCCGTTGGAACGGGTATTGGTTTGTCGGTATCTCGCCAGTTAATTAATTTGATGGATGGGGATATCATGGTCAGTAGTGAAGAAGGTTACGGTAGTACCTTTACCATCACTATTCATGTTCCGCTAGTTGAAGATGCTGCTATTAACGAGCCTCAATATCATAACCAAAGAGCGCTAAATATCTTTATGGTTGAGGATATTGAGTTGAACGTAACCGTTGCTCGATCTTTATTAGAGAGTTTAGGTCATACGGTCACGGTGGCAATGACAGGTACAGAGGCGCTCGAAAAGTTTGTTCCTGAACTATACGATTTGGTGTTCTTAGATATTCAACTCCCCGATATGACCGGATTCGATATTGCTCAGTTACTGCGTAAACAATATAGCGATTTACCTCCTTTGGTCGCGCTAACTGCCAATGTGCTGAAAAATAAAAATGAATACCGAGAAAAAGGGATGGACGATGCGATCAGTAAACCGTTATCGGTTTCTGCTGTTCAAGAGGTGATTGCGAAAATGACAGGAAGCGATGAGCAAGTGAATGAACCGGCAATAGAACAAGCCCCGAGCCAATCCAATATGACAGATGAAGTTTATTTAAGGCTTCTGGATGTGGATATGTTAGAGTCATATGTCAGCATTGTTGGTGCGCAGCCTGTGGTCGACAGTATTGAGCTATTTGAACAAATGATGCCATCGTATATTGAAGTGTTAGATTCGAATATGGTGGCCAAAGATCAGGCAGGTATTGCCTCTGAAGCTCACAAGATTAAAGGGGCTGCAGGTTCGATTGGTCTAAAACGTATCCAAGGTATTGCGCAGAAAGCACAAACACCGGACGCTCCCGCTTGGTGGGAAAATATCACCGATTGGGTGGATGAAATTAAAAATGAATATCAATCGGATATTCAAGTTCTTAAACAGTGGTTAGCGCAAAGGAAGTAA
- the arcA gene encoding two-component system response regulator ArcA — MQTPQILIVEDEQVTRNTLKSIFEAEGYAVFEASNGEDMHSVLSEQPINLVIMDINLPGKNGLLLARELREQANVALMFLTGRDNEVDKILGLEIGADDYITKPFNPRELTIRARNLLSRSMNANASQEEKRSVEKYEFNGWVLDINSRSLVSPSGDGYKLPRSEFRALLHFCENPGKIQTRADLLKKMTGRELKPHDRTVDVTIRRIRKHFESVSGTPEIIATIHGEGYRFCGDLENN, encoded by the coding sequence ATGCAAACCCCGCAGATTCTTATTGTTGAAGACGAGCAGGTGACTCGTAACACTCTAAAGAGTATTTTTGAAGCAGAGGGATACGCTGTTTTTGAGGCAAGTAACGGTGAAGACATGCACAGCGTATTGTCTGAACAACCGATCAACCTGGTCATTATGGATATTAATCTACCAGGTAAAAACGGCCTTCTGCTCGCGCGTGAATTACGCGAACAAGCTAACGTAGCTCTTATGTTCTTAACTGGTCGCGATAATGAAGTGGATAAAATTCTAGGGCTAGAAATTGGTGCGGATGATTACATTACCAAACCATTTAACCCACGAGAATTGACCATTCGTGCTCGTAACCTACTCAGTCGTTCAATGAACGCTAATGCGTCACAAGAAGAAAAACGCTCTGTTGAAAAATACGAATTCAATGGTTGGGTTCTTGATATCAACAGCCGTTCTTTGGTTAGTCCAAGTGGTGATGGCTATAAGCTTCCTCGTTCTGAATTCCGTGCCTTGCTTCACTTCTGTGAAAACCCGGGCAAAATTCAAACTCGTGCCGATTTATTGAAGAAAATGACCGGTCGTGAGCTTAAACCACATGATCGTACGGTTGACGTTACCATTCGTCGTATTCGTAAACACTTTGAATCTGTTTCAGGTACACCTGAAATTATTGCAACGATTCACGGTGAAGGCTACCGCTTCTGTGGTGACTTAGAAAACAACTAA
- a CDS encoding DUF3293 domain-containing protein, translated as MQINSHLWQAYSSVRFDFKALINAECYAVITAWNPGSERLSHNENCLNNHRLQLKLNDYDWVSVVVGDPDFQWFEESFAVAMPLEAALDLALTFKQNAIYFVRNGALYLYSCVDSHVVQLGSLEEKLK; from the coding sequence ATGCAAATTAATTCACATCTTTGGCAAGCTTATTCATCAGTAAGGTTTGACTTCAAAGCGTTAATTAATGCTGAATGTTATGCTGTGATCACAGCTTGGAACCCCGGAAGCGAAAGGTTGTCACATAATGAGAATTGCTTAAACAATCATCGTTTACAGCTCAAACTAAACGATTATGATTGGGTAAGTGTTGTGGTTGGCGACCCAGATTTTCAATGGTTCGAAGAGAGTTTTGCGGTTGCAATGCCACTTGAAGCAGCATTAGACCTAGCTCTCACTTTTAAACAAAACGCCATTTATTTTGTTAGAAATGGTGCACTTTATTTGTACTCTTGTGTCGATTCACACGTCGTACAATTAGGGTCATTAG